The following is a genomic window from Equus asinus isolate D_3611 breed Donkey chromosome 3, EquAss-T2T_v2, whole genome shotgun sequence.
CCTTGTTTCCTTCCCAATCCCTAGGATGAAGCTACAATCGCTCAGTATTGGTATTGTTGCAAGCTAGATACACCACAACTACAGCACGCGGGACTGAAGTCAGAGCCCTGTGGCAGTGACCCTGAGAAGACTGGTTTCATTAGTTATaccattactttttcttttttaaagcctcCCAGAAATTCAAGTTTACATTTCATGGAACATGAGCCAAAACTAATTGAGGTTGTTTATGgaaaaatcatctcattttaatGGTCTGTACCTCTGGGACACTGCTGGCCAAAGCTGTATGGCCCACAAGGCAAAAATTATGATAATTAGACTGTTTTTCCTATTGTCTTATTTCCATGACTGAATTTTTATGTGAACTTTGGATGGTGTTTTGTACTGTGTAATGAAATTTATTACAAGTATATGTACATGACATTCCAGTAAACCATAAATTGATTTCTTACTAGTTTTGATAATCTGTGTTTTATTATGAGGTATTTGCTAATCCTCCAAATTTTAGCCACATGCTCATGTCTCTCATGATTTCAATCTAAATAAATTTTAGCTTCATTGCTATACctctgaaatgttttaaattgacTAACGAATAGATAAGATCTACCCATAAGGCACTTATAAAAACTGTGGAGTTGGTGTGGTGAGTGCTGACTCCAGCTGTATTGTGATCTTAAGCTTTCCATCTGTGTTAGTTACCTGAGGCTTCCGTAACCAATTACTgaaaacttggtggcttaaacaacagaaatgtattctctcacaattGTGGAGGCAAGAAGTCAGAAATCAGTTCCACTGGGTCATTCTAGTATATTCTTCCTAGGAGGCTGGGATCTGttcctcgcctcttccagcttctggtggctgccagcattcctcagCTTGAGGTCGTGTCATTCCAGCCTTCAAGGCCAACACCAGATCTCTCTGCTTCGTCCTCTTGTGGCCTCCTCCTTTGTGCATGGAAtcaccttctgcctccctcttataaaggCGCCTGTGATTGGGCTGAGGGCCCACAGAGGCTATCCAGGATAATcgctccatctcaagatccttagccTAACCCTGTCTTTTTCCAATGAGGTAACGTTGACAGGTTCAAGATTAGGACCTGATATtcttgggggccattattcagcctgctACACCATCTCTCTAGGTTTTGACaggtttttcttctgtaaaacaaggtGGTTGTACCAAATAATCTCTAGAACAGTACTgccaataaaaactctcagcagtAATGGAAATGTGTAGAGTAGCCCCCAGCCCcacgtggctattgagcacttgaaacgtggctGATGCAACTGAGgagctgaaattttaattttatttagttttgatttaaatttaaatagccccaTGTGTCATATTAGACAATGTGGTTCTGGTATCTCTGTAGTTCTAAATACTGTATTCTgaagcatctttaaaaaaaaaaaaatccttgtttttCCCACCCTCTGTGTATAAAACTGCTCACATCTTTCATCTATCATTTAGTCTAGTGGACTTCAAACTTTTTAGCCAAAATcctttttaccaaaaaaaattatcTGGAAAACCAAGGTGTAAACAGGCTGCACTTCAAGTCCTGAAGTCGGTAGCGGGAGGAGGATCTGTGGCAGACGCTTCAAGGGGCAAAGAACCTCCTCTAGGACTCAGTGGAATGGAGCTACCTGTGAAACCAGTGGTTACTCCTGGAAACTATTTGCTAGTGTCTTCAGCCAGACTTTCACACTTGTAGTTTCACATCTTTCATCTTGACAGTAACTAGAAAACATTGTCATTCTCATGGCCTGTTTTCAGTTGCACAGGAGCACTGTTGATGTGGCATCTTATGCACTCCTTGTTCTGCCAGGACACTTACTATAGGCTGTTAAGGCGTTAGGCCTAtttcctctccatttttcttccccttcacCTACTCAGCATTGGACGGCAGCTCATATAGGCCTTTTGCCCCCTCATTACCCCTCCCCGCCCCATTGCCGACTAGTCACAGCACTCTGCTAAGGAGGACTCTGGGGCCCTTACACGGGAGGCCTTGATCAATGGACCGACTGCAACCATATCCACTGATTTTtgtctgctgtgttcactgaggtGTTCACAATacctagaatagtacctggcCCATAGGAGGTGCTCTATTGCTTATTGGATGGACACTAAAGCCAGCATTTTGCTAGTATATAAACACTAAATACCagtattgtcattttgttataaTATTACAATGattatacaatattataaaaatgatcCTATGGTACTACCAATGAatgacatttactgagtgcttactactCACCAGGTAGTTAGATGTACCATGTATAAACTCAACTTTAATAACTATGAATACCAGTTTACAGATAAAGAAGGGAGGGGATTTAACCTAGGCTTTTAATACTATGCTGCTAAGAACAGGTAGCTGTAAGCCACTCACCTGAATGTCAAATATAATTCAACTCACTACCAGTTATTGATATTAAGCTTAATTATAAATGATACTGCTCCTTATACTATAGTCATGATGGGTTTGGGGCTAAGTTAAGTATTTGAGGACCTATAACATGCCAGGCACTCAACTAGACCCTAGGAATATGGTGGGAACCAAGATGGACTCTACCTGTAACAGTCCAGAGGTTGCAGAATGTAGGGGCAGGGGCAGTCAGACAAGTATACAAGCAACTGCACATGTACTTCTAAGTATAAGGCCATCACAGGGTGCCATAGAAATCCAGGACAGGAGCACTTATGGCGGGGGGCCATAAGGTCACAGGAAAGTTGGGTAGGAGTGGGAAGCATATGGGTGGTAGGGAGCATTCGAGGTAAAATTAGAGCATTCAGCAGTCTGAGAGGCCAGAAGGCAACTTGACATTTTAGAACGGTCTGAACATCCACCTTAGCCCTGCATACAAGCTGTCATGAAATGCTCACTCTAAGGTTTCACTTAGCCTTTCCCTAAACCTTTAAACACATCCCTCCTCAGGGCATTAGCActtgctctccctctgcctgaaacgCTCTTCACCCATCTATGTAACCATGGCATCTCCTTCATGTCTTCTGTGCTCAGTCCTTCCCTGGCCAGTCCTATCTGAAATTCTAAGTCCACATACATGCACTACTTCCTGTTTCCCatcctttcccccacccctcacaaTTATGGCCTTCTAACATATTAATTAAATTACCTAAAGTTATGAGGCTGGATTTTACAGTACAATATggaatataaaagaaatgaagtttaggggctggccgtgtggcaaagtggttaagtttggtgcactctgcttcagcagcccaggttcatgggtttggatcctgggtatggccctacatcactcatcagtcatgctgtggtggtgacccacataaaaaaatagaggacgactggcacagatgttagctcagggcaaatcttcctcaacaaacatagaatagaaaaataaaaaatagaaaaataattagaaaaatagaaagaaaaggaaatgaagtttagctagaaaaatattatgaaataagcATTATGACTCCAAGGTGaatattaaatatctttatttaagACTTCTGGAAAATGAGGTATTTGCAGACATTCAGAGCTGGTCAACAGGAAGAACTCCTTCTAGCACATACTGGGTTGTTCATCTCGCTACACTATCACATTTCTTCCCACATGGAAACTTTCCCCATCACCTCCAAAACCTTCACATTCTAACCTAGCACCATTGTGTTCTTTAAATCCTTTTACAGCTCATTATGCTACATTCATCAAAAACACCTAACATGCTGACAGATGCTCCCTTTATGCCAAATTTTGGGTAACTTCTGGAGGTGTAACAGAActaaatattatgaaaagcttaTATTCTTAATAGCTCTACTGTGGTGTTTCCCTCCAAAACTGGTCTAATCCCAAGGACACTAAATCCCAAGAAAGATAAGTGATTTTTCAGAGGTCATACAGCCAGACAGTTACCTATGAGGCTCCTTGTTCAGAGCTATGCATATGTGATAGGACCTTGAGTCACTATCTGACCtgttgcttcatctgtaaaatgagaaaatagtatcaacttcatagagttgtgagaattaaaagaacaaaataaagctTCTGCTACACGGCCCTCTCACCACCAGCATTGTCCTACTGCTCTAACCCCAGTGACTACATGGACACATGGCTGCTACAAGTTATGTAAGAATATCTGACAATTTCAGAGACCCCTGTGTATTGTAAACTGTACAGCAATAGTTGATCTAAGTCAGTGAAAATACCAGTACCAGAGCATTCCAGCTTCAATGGCCGTACCTGTAGTTTTCAacctataaaaagaaagaaaagttttaagtaacttttaagcagatagaaaaaagacaaagtatcCAAATTCCCTTCTCTATTTGAAAACACCATACGGTATCCCCATAGGAGTTTAAAAAGCGTGCTTGAATGTACCATCGAAGCTAAGGTTAAGTTTAAATCGATCACTTTGCTATTAACTGTATAAAAATATCACAAAGGTGCTTAAACTGGAAGGAATTTTCTTGTGGTTCAGCTGTGACTCCAGACAGGATCCAAAGAGGAGTCTGACAATCTCCTCTCAGGGTTTTATGGAGACTTACTTTGCCCTTCTGTGTTAGCCTCTTAAGGCACTGCGTCAACCTTAAAAGGGCACAGGAAAGGGCCATGTGGGTTTTTACAGGGTTCCCCACGGTTTCCTGCGCTCCTGCTTCGTCAGTATCCCATGGATCTCAGCAGTTTCTTTAACAATTCTGACAACCCACTAGAAGCAGCTGTTGTGCGGGTGGAGCCCGTGAACGTAAATTTCCTCCACGTTAAGGCAGAGCCGGATTCAGGCCCCTGCCGCAATCACGCGCCCGGGCACCCTCCGGTCGCCACTGGCCACGTGCTCGGGGCCTGGGCCACTTCACTTCGCTCAAGGACAGGGACCTACCTGCGCTCAGAACTGAGGCCGCTGCACCCCGCAGACGCCGCACACAACCTCCGCAGGCCCGAGGTCGGTCCAGAATGGCTCTCGCCGCCGCAGGCGCGGCCGGGCCCCGAACCCGCTACCAAGTAGCCGCGGCTGCGCCCTGGGGAAGCAAAGCGCAAAGCTGTTACCGCGGCCGGGGCTGCCCACCGGGAAGCCTCCTCCGGACGGCGCCCCGCGGCGTCTGTGCCTCGCGCGGCCTCTGGACGGGCACGGCCGCCCGCCCCCCGGGCCGCCGAGGGCTGCTCTACCCCTCCGTCCTGGCCGCCGGGAGCAGCGGAGCTCCGGGCGGGCAAAGCTCGAGGGGACGCGGGACGAGCCCAGCCACACCCGGGCCGGCCGGGTACCCACCCGCCACGAGGAGCCGGAACCCCGAGCCACTCACCGCCCTGGTCAGCGAGACTAAGAGGCCGGCGCCGGGCGCGCGGCGCGGAGACAGGGGAGGCGGCGCGGGCGGGGCAGCCAATCCCCGGGGAGGGACGGACGGGGGCGGGACGGCCGGCTATTGGTGCCCGCGGTCCTCGCCTGCCCCGGTGCTTTTGGCTCTTTCCGTGGCGGGAAGACACTCAAACCTGCGCGGAGCATCCTTCCTGGAACCTCCGGGAGTCCTGGCCCCTCCCAGGCCTAGATCCCCGTTGATCTGGTTCTGTGAGGACAATGTGCCTTCCCCGGGACTCTCCTGGGGAGGCCCCGGCCGTTACCCCAGGGCCAGGCCACGACACAGAGACTCCCTTTTTTACCACTATGCTAGTCCGTTATCTGTTTAGAGCCTGTCCTGCTAAACCTAAGGGTAAGAAAAAGCCAGGACCATGTGTCTTTCAAAAAGCTCACCCACGGCCCCTCCTAAATCAGGAGGACCAGCCTCTTCCTCGTgctctcttcattcttttaacGTGTTCAATAAGGAGACCGTAATCagcccgggggtggggggcacaatCCTTCCCTAGGTGACTGCTCAAACTTGGCAAACAAGTAAGTGGAATAAAATGGGAGTATATGCTAAAACGAGAACTTATATTACTGTTCTAAGAGTTTACCATCTGTTAAcaaatttaatcctcaaaatatctTTTATCATCCCGATGTTGTAAGTAGGGAAACAGACACGTTGAGTAACTTTTCCAGGTCACAGGGCAGCTAGCAAGTGGTGGATCCGGGATTTCAACCCAGCGTTCCCTCAAAACACTATACGTCCTACGCTGCCTCTACCCCggtgagggagggaagggagacgGACAAACAGCCTCCATTTCACTAGCTGATCAAGACAGGCATCTCGGGTGCGGTTGGGGGTCCACAGCACAAAGAACAGCTTGCGGTAGAGCCCAGAGGTGGAACACGAAAGCGCTTGACTTGTTTAAGGACCCAAAAGTGTAAATGGAACTTAGGAAGGTAGGAGCAGAGCAGCCTGAGATGAGGGGCGCTCTGGGCCATACCATCAGTGAAGGAGGCCCTGGTGGAGTTTGTATTTAATGCTAAGAAGGACGGAAAGCTGTTCCAGCCGTTTTAACAGGGGAATCGTAGGATCTTATGTAGGGCATGGTTTAGGATGTGATTAAGATGGTTTTGGTGATGAGAAGAAATGGAATAAAAGTTATCAATAAAACCTAGCAGTCACCTGCTGCTTTACAGATATTCATAAGATGATGGTAAAATGGGTTAAAGTGACAGAGGGAGCACCAGTTTGCTGTCCGTTCACCAGTCTGATTCAGAGTCTTCCAAACGTATCTCTAGCTTTAAATCCATTTCTTTTATAGCCCCTTTTGATAGCTGAGAGTATTACTTTTCCGTTAACTATGTCAATGAACATGGACAAGTTACATGGGAAGACTCTCAGAAGAGAGAAGTATATCTTAGGATTAAGTGGAAACCTACTGTGGGTTGAGAACAGTGTGCAGCATCTCTTCCTCccaaatcaggtgataaaaatggaaagaggttATGAAAGAATTATAATAGTGTTTAACTTCAACTCAGGAGAAATCCAGCTCAATCTGGGGGCTTCACACCTCTGGCCAAATATCTCAATTCAATGAAGATGGCAACTGCCGTTCATTTGAAATGGTAAAACCATTCCTTTGGCTTAGAGGAGAAATGTCTTCTCaactttaaacatatatatatatatatatatatatattaaaattaaatacagagGTGATGGAGCAAAATAAACTCACTGTATAACTGCTTTTGAGTTAAGTTCAAGATAATTTCTATTTGGTATTAAAAATGCTTGTAATTCAGTTTAAAGGAAATGGAATCAATTGGCTTTATTACCGGGCCTGATTGTTCGAGAGAAATTAGTCTGTCCAATTTGAGAGAATTCACTTTGACGTAGAGGAACAGGGATCCAGGTAGGAAGGCACAGGAGACCTGTTCACAGTCCTGTTGGGCAGGAGAGCTCCCAAGCTtttcgtttatatattttttctgtctatctcttccctcacttcctccctctGGCTTTTAGcttctctgtgtgtatatactctctctttctctcaacctGAGTAAGCCTTCCTTCCATCAAATGTCCCCTAGTCCCCAGATACCACACTCTCCCCCTTACTAACAAACCTTCAGAAAATACTATGTGTATACAGGTCTCCATTGCCTCTGCTCTGTTCACCCCTCAGCTCAGCATAGGTGCCCTATTTCCCTGATACTGTGCCCTCCAAGGTCACCAGTGACTTCCTTGTGACCATATCCATGGTCCTTATCTTACCCAGCCTCTCTGTGACATTTGACAGAACTGACCACTCCCTCCTTgattcctccttccctctggttTCTGAATCTCCACTCCTCCCTGgttttcctcctccatctgtggcccttccttcttactctcTGTCCTACCCTTCAAGTTAGTTCTGGCAACAATTCTTTCTCAACTCTCTTCCCTTTTTACTCTGAACACTCTTGCTGACCAACTTCAGTATCGGAAAACTTCACACATTATCTCTAATTCATAA
Proteins encoded in this region:
- the LOC106839055 gene encoding POLG alternative reading frame-like — translated: MRGQAFARAAAAAAPPPPAQTPSAGDRLGARGASGEPAAAPGVQRPPAAERGLGRRAPGPLSSQKHRGRRGPRAPIAGRPAPVRPSPGIGCPARAASPVSAPRARRRPLSLADQGGRSRGYLVAGSGPGRACGGESHSGPTSGLRRLCAASAGCSGLSSERRLKTTGTAIEAGMLWYWYFH